A genomic segment from Acipenser ruthenus chromosome 5, fAciRut3.2 maternal haplotype, whole genome shotgun sequence encodes:
- the baalcb gene encoding brain and acute leukemia cytoplasmic protein has protein sequence MNSRASMGCGGSRTDALEPRYLESWTKETESTWLTSTDTDIPLSSIQNIPSENSSESEKNTIKSVADFFDDGLPAPAQAYLKVCSAISDPVLNEIKPASRSTASQNKQQTALQSLGTTVQKRSVLRTEETKWQANRMSTKQVTITVTQSIRQIDKTGKSTEKSN, from the exons AGCAGAGCCAGCATGGGCTGTGGAGGGAGCCGGACAGATGCTCTTGAACCCAGATACCTGGAGAGCTGGACCAAGGAGACCGAGTCCACCTGGCTAACCAGCACTGACACAGACATCCCACTCTCCTCCATTCAGAACATCCCCTCTGAGAACTCCTCCGAGTCAGAGAAGAACACCATAAAGTCTG ttGCTGATTTCTTTGATGACGGGCTCCCAGCTCCAGCCCAGGCCTATTTGAAGGTGTGTTCTGCCATCTCTGACCCTGTGTTAAATGAGATCAAACCAGCCAGCAGGAGCACAGCGTCTCAGAACAAACAGCAGACGGCCCTGCAGTCCTTGGGCACCACAGTGCAGAAGAGGAGCGTGCTCAGAACTGAGGAG ACTAAATGGCAAGCCAACAGAATGTCAACCAAGCAGGTGACAATCACAGTCACACAGAGCATCCGCCAGATAGACAAGACAGGGAAGAGCACAGAGAAATCGAATTGA